The Phycisphaeraceae bacterium sequence ACACGCGGCGCAGGTCGTCGTGGGTCTTCGCGTCGGCGAAGACATCGATGGGCTGGCGCATGACGGCGTTGAAGCGCCGGATCTCGTCGAGCCCCCAGGTGTGGTCGACATGGTTGTGCGTGATGAACACGGCGTCGCAGCGCTGCAGGTTGTGGCGGAGCGCCTGCTGACGAAGGTCGGGCCCGGCGTCGAGGAGGACGACGCGCTCCTGCCCGGTCGGGTCGGTCCACAGGACGGCGGCGGCGGTGCGCAGACGCGAATCGCGCGGGTCGTCGGATGTGCACACGGCGCAGTCGCAGGCGATCGCGGGGACGCCCGCGGAGGTGCCGGTGCCGAGGAAGAGGAAGCGGAGGTTCACCGGGGGAGGGTAGGTTACCCTGTGGCCGTACTCACCTTGAAGACTCGTCCAAGCGGCCCGCGGGGCTTGGCTCTCAGTCTCCGCACGGTGGCCTTCGTCTTGGAGGAGGAGTCTTTGAGATTGCGAAACAACTCGTCCACCTTGTCTTTGGTGGATGGCGCTGCCGCAGCCCTATCGCGTCCCTCGCTCATATGTTCATTCTATCGTCTGAATCGGCGGCTCGTCTATCATCTGAATCGGGGGTTCGGACGCCCAAATGTAACACAGGATCGCGAGTCCGATCAAAGCCAACGCCAAAGCGAGCCATTGCTGGCCACGATCCAACCGGTCTCTCTTACGAGCATTCCGCCTTCGAAGATCTAGGTAGGCCAGATAGACCCTCGCGAAGACCAGCTTTCTTGCGGTATCCGGGTCCTTCGGGGGATCGTCAAATGACCATGAGGGCAGGGCCAAGTGGTCTGCCGCCTGAAAGGCGCGCTTCGTGCGAGGTTTGGAATCGTCCTGGGCGGCTTCCTTCAGATGCTTTCGCTCCGGTTTGGGTGTTGTGGAGCCGATCAAAAGCCAAAAGGCGATGGCGAGCGTTATCAGTGAGCTGGTCAGCAATGACTTGATGAGATAGATCGCGAGGAGCGAGTCGATTCTTGATACCTGGTTCTCTGCCCGCAGCCACTCCAGCCGGAACAAGCCGAGGCCGAACAGTGCAATAGCAACCGAGAGCACGATGTTCACGCGGGCTGTCAGGCGAGTTGCGTTTTCTCTCTCGGCATCCCAGCAGCGAACGGCGTGATCGACCAGTGATTGGTCGAAACCCGCTGTCTGACCTTGTTGCGTTGGATCCATGCTCACCCCACCCTCTCCCTCTTCGGCTCCCGCGCCATCAGCAGCGCGATCGCGTCGAGGGGGTCCAGGCCCTCGAACAGCACCGCGTGGACGGCGGCGGCGATGGGCATCTCCACGCCTTGGCGCTTCGCGAGGTCCATGACCGATTTCGTCGTCGCCACGCCCTCGACCACGCTCTCGCTCCTGGCGAGGTAGTCGTCGAGTTTCTGGCCCTTGCCCAGCGCCTCGCCCAGCGAGCGGTTGCGTCCCTCGGGGGAGAAGCAGGTCGTGGCGAGGTCGCCCACGCCGGCGACGCCGAAGAAGGTCTCGCGCTGGGCGCCCATCGCGACGCCCAGGCGCGCGATCTCGGCGAGGCCTCGCGCGAGGAGGGCGGACTTGGCGTTGTAGCCGGCGCCCAGCCCGTCGATGACGCCCGCCGCGATCGCGATGACGTTCTTCGTCGCGCCGGCGAGTTCGACGCCCAGCAGGTCGGGGTGGGTGTAGATGCGCAGCCAGTTGGTGGTGAAGAGGTCCTGGAGGCGGGCGGCGAAGGCCTCGTTCACGCTGGCGGCGACGAGCGTCGCCGGGAGGCAGCGCGCCAGTTCGGCGGCGATGGTGG is a genomic window containing:
- a CDS encoding NAD(P)-dependent glycerol-3-phosphate dehydrogenase — its product is MTTTRPISRVTILGDGQMGLVCAAILAPKTPDQQTGPRRVTLWGHTPQQVVALAGNRTSSRLKGFVLPESVDVVADDAAALEGTDLIVCAVPTQHIRGVFTRMARRVPPGVGIVSFSKGVENSTLLRPTQVIADALGELSPGSVPVRPLATMSGPTIAAELARCLPATLVAASVNEAFAARLQDLFTTNWLRIYTHPDLLGVELAGATKNVIAIAAGVIDGLGAGYNAKSALLARGLAEIARLGVAMGAQRETFFGVAGVGDLATTCFSPEGRNRSLGEALGKGQKLDDYLARSESVVEGVATTKSVMDLAKRQGVEMPIAAAVHAVLFEGLDPLDAIALLMAREPKRERVG